One genomic segment of Clostridium estertheticum subsp. estertheticum includes these proteins:
- a CDS encoding ABC transporter permease has translation MRVLSIAKRLIKQLRGDKRSIALMFVAPVFVMYLLSAILSSATTTPNIDLISAPPIYVEKLQTFANVNKVSNEELALKNLNDKSTDAYIVFIGNKPKVTLDGADPSITSLVINTLNKLSLNSTTQKPEISFLHGSMDMGAFDSMAPILMGFFIFFFVFLIAGVAFLRERISGTLDRILATPLKRWEIVLGYFLGFGSFVAIQTIILQIFSVYGLNVPMVGSFWAVLVINLVLASGSLALGTLLSAFARNEFQLFQFIPIVIVPQIMFSGIFDLRNSPVWAKILSKVFPMTYGAEALKDVMLRGKSLIDVRYDVLILIGYALLFLILNTIALKKYRKA, from the coding sequence ATGAGAGTATTATCGATTGCTAAAAGATTAATAAAACAACTTCGCGGTGACAAAAGATCTATCGCTCTAATGTTTGTTGCTCCAGTTTTTGTAATGTATCTTTTAAGTGCTATTCTCAGCTCCGCAACCACAACCCCAAATATTGATCTTATTTCAGCACCACCTATTTATGTAGAAAAACTACAAACCTTTGCCAATGTTAATAAAGTTTCTAACGAAGAACTCGCATTGAAAAATTTGAATGATAAAAGTACAGATGCCTATATTGTTTTTATTGGCAATAAACCAAAGGTTACACTAGATGGCGCTGACCCATCTATAACCAGCCTTGTTATTAACACGCTAAACAAGCTTTCTTTAAATAGTACTACTCAAAAGCCTGAAATTAGTTTTTTACATGGTTCTATGGATATGGGAGCCTTTGATTCCATGGCTCCAATCCTTATGGGTTTCTTTATCTTCTTTTTCGTATTTTTAATAGCAGGTGTTGCATTTTTGAGAGAAAGAATAAGCGGAACACTTGATAGAATTCTTGCCACTCCCCTAAAAAGGTGGGAGATAGTTTTAGGATATTTCCTAGGGTTTGGATCCTTTGTAGCCATTCAGACTATAATACTTCAGATTTTTAGTGTATATGGCCTTAACGTGCCCATGGTAGGTAGCTTTTGGGCAGTGCTTGTAATAAATTTGGTACTTGCCTCAGGATCTTTAGCACTTGGAACTCTCTTATCTGCCTTTGCACGTAATGAATTTCAATTATTTCAATTTATCCCTATAGTAATAGTTCCACAAATTATGTTTAGTGGTATATTTGATTTGAGAAACTCACCGGTCTGGGCAAAGATATTATCAAAAGTATTCCCTATGACTTATGGTGCAGAAGCATTAAAGGATGTTATGCTAAGGGGAAAGAGTCTAATAGACGTTAGATATGATGTACTAATTCTTATAGGCTATGCATTACTATTTCTTATATTAAACACCATAGCTCTTAAAAAGTATAGGAAGGCATAA
- a CDS encoding CsxC family protein, producing the protein MEKNQTTHPCDNCGEIISSKTLPLSSGVTIIPSGISGPLVAKIPVIIGETEIQIDIEAEFNLNEPFYEIKRIKKNVYLTQCKLLPRSGVVAADGTLISGKLFISGFVRKNIEYATADCIGDKVVSGRIAHTTIDVPFTAVTELEYSVPPVISVRGVQTEIDLLSSCGCNDCTGTIMGKSGCEQYFEDSITFTETPYCELVGVRIIEDDINADPIKCHPDSKVQLYNKIIEKMVLYVKIKVLQVQQVNIPLTHTVKPDCTTTQYSDYEK; encoded by the coding sequence ATGGAAAAGAATCAAACTACGCACCCTTGCGATAATTGCGGTGAAATTATTAGTTCCAAAACATTACCTTTAAGTAGTGGAGTTACAATTATACCAAGTGGTATTAGTGGACCTCTAGTCGCTAAAATCCCTGTAATAATAGGCGAAACAGAGATTCAAATAGATATTGAGGCTGAGTTTAATTTGAACGAACCATTTTATGAAATTAAAAGAATAAAGAAAAATGTATATTTAACTCAATGTAAATTACTACCTAGATCTGGAGTAGTTGCTGCAGATGGCACTCTCATTTCCGGAAAATTATTTATAAGTGGATTTGTAAGAAAAAATATAGAATATGCAACAGCTGACTGCATAGGGGATAAAGTTGTAAGTGGTAGAATAGCACACACAACAATTGATGTCCCATTTACAGCTGTTACAGAACTTGAATATTCAGTGCCACCAGTAATTAGTGTTCGTGGAGTTCAAACTGAGATAGATTTATTAAGTAGTTGTGGGTGTAATGACTGCACGGGAACTATTATGGGGAAATCAGGATGTGAACAATATTTTGAAGATAGTATAACTTTTACTGAAACCCCATACTGTGAGTTAGTAGGAGTAAGAATTATTGAAGACGATATAAATGCAGATCCTATAAAATGTCATCCAGATTCAAAAGTACAACTTTACAATAAGATAATAGAAAAAATGGTATTATATGTTAAAATTAAAGTATTACAAGTGCAACAGGTAAATATTCCACTTACTCATACAGTTAAACCAGATTGCACTACAACTCAGTATTCCGATTACGAAAAGTAA
- a CDS encoding sodium-translocating pyrophosphatase has translation MNTNKTDKIVKVSILSSVILASLSPVIAYADESNLKIPELSSSQNGTLMMGLVICLLGMAFGFYQFLRVKKIRAHKSMLDVSAIIFETCKTYLIQQGKFIAILFLLIGSIIAFYFGYLQGTSFGGVLLVLGWTIVGILGSYGVAWYGIRMNTFANSRMAFASLKGKPLNLVNIPLDAGMSIGVLLICVELFMMLVILIFVPRSLAGASFIGFAIGESLGASALRIAGGIFTKIADIGSDLMKIAFKIKEDDPRNPGVIADCTGDNAGDSVGPTADGFETYGVTGVALISFIVLAVGMAFPEADRLILQSTLLTWIFTMRILMVVTSIAAFYINRAYSDMKYSNTDDLDFEQPLTNLIWISSILSIIVIFVVSYLILGPGTQVALTANSNSIWYVLAIIISCGTLGGALIPEVTKIFTSGKSKHVQEVVTASREGGASLNILSGLVAGNFSAFWQGMVFVLLMFVAYIASTLGLKDIMIYPSVFAFGLVAFGLLSMGPVTIAVDSYGPVTDNAQSIYELSLIETIPNISKEIERDFGFKPDFEKAKYYLEANDGAGNTFKATAKPVLIGTAVVGATTMIFSLILVIQDVLKVKPETILNVLNPYTLFGFMCGGAIIYWFTGASTQAVSTGAYRAVEFIKKNIELDEDADQRASTEKSKEVVKICTQYAQKGMFNIFVAIFSFALAFAFFSAPRGNNTEPVAFFVAYLISIAVFGLYQAIFMANAGGCWDNAKKVVEVDLDEKGTPLHDACVIGDTVGDPFKDTSSVALNPIIKFTTLFGMLAMEIAISERFRAVAPYIGAIFFIIAIIFVWRSFYGMRIKN, from the coding sequence ATGAATACTAACAAAACTGACAAAATTGTAAAGGTTTCAATTCTAAGTAGTGTAATTTTAGCTTCATTATCACCGGTTATTGCATATGCAGATGAATCGAATTTGAAGATTCCAGAGTTATCATCTAGTCAAAATGGAACACTTATGATGGGACTCGTAATTTGTCTTTTGGGTATGGCATTTGGTTTTTATCAATTTTTAAGGGTAAAGAAAATTAGAGCACATAAATCAATGCTTGATGTTTCCGCTATTATATTTGAAACATGCAAAACTTACTTAATTCAGCAAGGTAAATTTATTGCAATCTTATTTCTTCTTATAGGTAGTATTATTGCATTTTACTTTGGTTACTTGCAAGGAACTAGCTTTGGTGGCGTATTATTAGTGCTTGGCTGGACTATTGTTGGTATACTCGGGTCTTATGGTGTTGCTTGGTATGGCATAAGGATGAATACGTTTGCAAATAGTAGAATGGCATTTGCTTCATTAAAGGGTAAACCTTTAAACCTTGTAAATATTCCTCTTGATGCAGGTATGAGCATTGGAGTACTTTTAATTTGTGTCGAACTCTTTATGATGCTTGTAATATTAATTTTTGTTCCACGTAGCCTTGCAGGTGCAAGCTTTATCGGATTTGCAATTGGTGAGTCATTGGGAGCAAGTGCATTACGTATTGCCGGTGGTATTTTTACAAAAATTGCCGACATTGGATCAGATCTTATGAAAATTGCTTTCAAGATTAAGGAAGATGACCCTAGAAATCCAGGAGTTATTGCAGATTGTACTGGAGATAATGCAGGAGATAGTGTTGGCCCTACTGCTGATGGATTTGAGACTTATGGAGTAACAGGAGTTGCTTTAATCTCATTTATTGTTCTTGCGGTTGGTATGGCATTTCCAGAGGCTGATAGATTAATACTTCAGTCTACACTTCTTACATGGATTTTTACAATGCGTATATTGATGGTTGTTACGTCAATTGCAGCATTTTATATAAATAGAGCTTATAGTGATATGAAATACAGTAATACAGATGATCTTGATTTTGAACAACCTCTAACAAATCTTATTTGGATTTCATCAATACTATCAATAATTGTTATTTTTGTAGTTAGTTACTTAATTCTTGGACCTGGTACTCAGGTTGCATTAACCGCAAATTCTAATAGTATTTGGTATGTACTAGCTATAATTATTAGTTGTGGTACTTTGGGAGGAGCACTTATTCCTGAGGTTACTAAAATATTTACTAGTGGTAAATCAAAACATGTACAAGAAGTTGTTACAGCATCAAGAGAAGGCGGAGCTTCATTAAACATTCTTTCAGGACTTGTTGCTGGTAACTTCAGTGCATTCTGGCAGGGGATGGTATTTGTACTATTAATGTTTGTAGCATATATTGCAAGTACACTCGGCTTAAAAGATATAATGATATACCCTTCAGTTTTTGCGTTTGGTTTAGTTGCTTTTGGATTACTAAGTATGGGTCCAGTTACTATTGCAGTAGATAGTTATGGCCCAGTAACTGATAACGCACAATCAATTTATGAACTATCACTTATTGAAACTATTCCTAATATTTCGAAAGAAATAGAAAGAGATTTTGGTTTCAAACCAGATTTTGAAAAAGCAAAATATTACCTTGAAGCTAATGATGGTGCAGGAAATACATTCAAAGCAACTGCAAAACCTGTACTTATTGGTACAGCTGTTGTTGGAGCCACTACAATGATTTTTTCGCTTATTCTAGTTATTCAAGATGTATTAAAGGTTAAACCTGAAACTATCCTTAATGTACTTAACCCCTACACTTTATTTGGATTTATGTGTGGTGGTGCGATAATCTATTGGTTTACAGGGGCATCTACTCAGGCAGTTTCTACAGGTGCCTATAGGGCGGTAGAATTTATCAAGAAAAATATAGAATTGGATGAGGATGCAGATCAAAGGGCATCTACAGAAAAATCTAAGGAAGTTGTTAAAATTTGTACTCAATATGCACAGAAGGGAATGTTTAATATATTTGTTGCGATATTCTCATTTGCACTAGCATTTGCATTTTTCTCAGCTCCTAGAGGTAATAACACTGAGCCAGTAGCATTCTTTGTTGCTTACCTTATATCTATAGCAGTTTTTGGTTTATATCAGGCTATATTTATGGCAAATGCAGGTGGATGTTGGGATAATGCTAAAAAGGTTGTTGAAGTTGATTTAGATGAGAAAGGTACTCCGCTTCATGATGCTTGTGTTATTGGTGACACAGTTGGAGACCCTTTCAAAGATACTTCATCAGTAGCATTAAATCCGATAATCAAATTTACGACATTATTTGGAATGCTTGCTATGGAAATTGCTATATCAGAAAGATTCAGAGCTGTAGCTCCATACATTGGAGCAATATTCTTTATAATCGCGATTATATTTGTATGGCGTTCATTCTATGGAATGAGAATTAAAAATTAA
- a CDS encoding CsxC family protein, translated as MEKNQVVYPCDNCGKIITSQTLPLSSGTTITPVGIRGPLVAKIPVVLGEREIQIDVEAVFKLNEPFFEIKRIKKNVYLTQCKLLPRSGVIAADGTLVSGKLFIGGFVRKNIEYATADCVEKEIVSGRIAHTTIDVPFTAVTEVVYTVPPVVKVRGVQKEIDLLSSCGCNDCTGTIMGKSGCEQYLEDNITFTESPYCELEGIRIFEDDINTDPLYHKTNSKVQLYNKVVEKMVVYIRVKVLQLQQVNIPVVHRCDDDDE; from the coding sequence TTGGAAAAAAATCAAGTTGTATACCCTTGCGATAATTGTGGTAAAATTATTACTTCACAAACATTACCTTTAAGTAGTGGAACTACTATTACACCAGTTGGTATAAGAGGCCCTCTAGTAGCTAAAATACCTGTAGTACTCGGCGAAAGAGAGATTCAAATAGATGTTGAAGCTGTGTTTAAATTAAACGAGCCATTTTTTGAAATTAAAAGAATAAAGAAAAATGTATATTTAACTCAATGTAAATTGCTACCTAGATCTGGCGTAATTGCTGCAGATGGAACTCTAGTATCCGGAAAATTATTTATAGGTGGATTCGTAAGAAAAAATATAGAATACGCTACCGCTGACTGTGTAGAAAAAGAAATTGTAAGTGGTAGAATCGCTCATACAACAATAGATGTACCATTTACAGCTGTAACAGAAGTTGTATATACAGTACCACCAGTAGTTAAGGTTCGCGGAGTCCAAAAAGAAATAGATTTATTAAGTAGTTGTGGATGTAATGACTGTACGGGCACAATTATGGGGAAATCAGGATGTGAACAATATCTTGAAGATAATATAACTTTTACTGAAAGCCCATACTGTGAATTAGAAGGAATAAGGATTTTTGAAGACGATATTAATACAGATCCTTTATACCATAAAACTAATTCAAAAGTACAACTTTATAATAAAGTAGTAGAAAAAATGGTTGTATATATTAGAGTCAAAGTATTACAATTACAGCAGGTAAATATTCCGGTTGTTCACCGTTGCGATGATGACGACGAGTAA
- a CDS encoding TetR/AcrR family transcriptional regulator — MTDDKKLYSYLFDETLPEDEISKRQWDILDAATKIFSEKGFEGGRTSDIAKEANISEGTIFRYFKTKKDLLVGLLMPLIVKFFRPLMFKSMEKIMDNKKNESINVVLKNIMMDRMALIKRNGPLVKTVMIESFYHPELLEPLQKEIAPKLMPIVDNFFKSNIEKGNLREIEPRLMTRSLISLLAGYSILSNLFPEVFTTDGDEKDIEKIVDILINGIGVKRSEE, encoded by the coding sequence GTGACAGATGATAAAAAATTATATAGTTACTTGTTTGATGAAACCCTACCGGAAGATGAAATATCAAAAAGGCAATGGGATATTTTAGATGCTGCAACAAAGATTTTTTCTGAAAAGGGCTTCGAGGGAGGTCGAACTAGTGATATCGCAAAAGAGGCAAACATATCTGAGGGGACAATTTTTAGATATTTTAAAACTAAAAAAGATTTATTAGTTGGTTTACTAATGCCCCTAATAGTAAAATTTTTTAGGCCTCTTATGTTTAAATCCATGGAAAAAATTATGGATAATAAAAAAAATGAGTCCATAAATGTAGTATTGAAAAATATAATGATGGATAGAATGGCTTTGATTAAGAGAAATGGACCTCTGGTAAAAACTGTTATGATTGAATCGTTTTACCATCCAGAATTATTAGAACCCCTTCAAAAGGAAATTGCACCGAAACTTATGCCTATAGTTGATAACTTTTTTAAAAGCAATATAGAAAAAGGAAATTTAAGAGAAATTGAACCCAGGCTTATGACAAGGAGCTTAATTAGTTTGCTTGCAGGTTATTCTATATTAAGTAATTTATTTCCAGAGGTATTTACGACTGATGGAGATGAAAAAGATATAGAAAAAATAGTGGATATTTTAATAAATGGAATAGGAGTAAAAAGGAGCGAGGAATAA
- a CDS encoding ABC transporter ATP-binding protein has protein sequence MNNENIIKIENYRQQFGKFVVLENINLDVKKGEILGLLGPSGSGKTTLIKSIVGMSEPTNGSVCVLDTKMPSLAVVSRIGYMAQSDALYEDLTALDNILFFASLYGLKGKFAKQRAIEVLELVLLRDECKKLVKNFSGGMKRRLSLAIALVHKPELLILDEPTVGIDPVLRLQFWNEFERLRKEEVTIIITTHVMDEAEHCDRLALIRNGGLIAIGTPDELKEKSGESTVEGAFLYYGKEGTVNHL, from the coding sequence ATGAATAATGAAAATATTATTAAAATAGAAAATTATAGGCAACAATTCGGAAAATTTGTTGTACTCGAAAATATTAATTTGGATGTAAAGAAAGGAGAGATACTTGGCCTCCTTGGACCATCTGGTTCTGGTAAAACAACTTTGATAAAATCTATTGTTGGAATGAGTGAACCTACAAATGGCTCTGTATGCGTACTTGATACTAAAATGCCATCACTAGCTGTAGTTTCAAGAATTGGATATATGGCTCAGAGTGACGCACTATATGAAGACTTAACCGCTCTTGATAATATATTATTTTTTGCATCCTTATATGGCCTCAAGGGCAAATTTGCAAAACAAAGAGCAATTGAGGTTTTAGAATTGGTTCTTCTTCGTGATGAATGTAAAAAACTAGTTAAGAATTTTTCTGGTGGAATGAAAAGAAGATTATCCCTTGCTATAGCCTTAGTTCACAAACCAGAACTACTTATTCTTGATGAACCTACCGTAGGAATTGATCCAGTTCTTAGGCTCCAATTTTGGAATGAATTTGAGCGCTTAAGAAAAGAAGAAGTGACAATAATTATAACTACCCATGTTATGGATGAAGCTGAACATTGTGATAGGCTTGCTCTAATTAGAAACGGTGGGCTAATTGCAATTGGCACCCCTGATGAATTAAAAGAAAAATCTGGAGAAAGCACGGTTGAAGGCGCATTTCTCTATTATGGAAAAGAAGGGACGGTGAATCACCTATGA